CATCAACAGCTTCGGGCTGGCCAACTTCTTTGTTGGCGTGGACCCCAACTTCACGGCCATCAACGTGCTGGAGTCGAGCGGACGCTCTACCTATAACGCTCTGCAGTTCCGCACCACCGGCCGCTTCACCGACATGGACGGGTTCGTCCGCAACATGTGGATGAACATTTCCTACAACTTGAGCCGCTTTGAAGTGATCTCAGGCGACCAGGACTTTCTGCCCTCGGTTGCCTTCAACGACAACTTCTTAAGCGATCAGAACCGCGGCCCCGGCGGAACCGACCGCACCCACCAGTTGAGCGCCCAGTTCTTCATGGATCTCCCCTGGGGATTCGGGCTGAACTGGAACCAGCGCTGGGCCACGGCCTTGCCCCAGAACCTGCTTCTGTCCGGCGCCGGTGGTGGAAACAACATTTTCACCTCCGACCTGGACGGCGACGGAACCTCGGGCGACTTCGTGGGCGACCGCGGCGACTTCGGCCGCGGAATCAGCAGCGTTGACGAACTCAACGCCCTGATCAACGGCTTCAACAGCAGCATCGCCGGCAATATCACCCCGGCGGGCCGCGCCTTGGTCAGCGCGGGACTCTTCACCGAGGCCCAACTGATCGCCTTGGGAGCGGTCGCTCCCAGCCTGCAACTGGCTCCGGCCGGACAGGTCTTCAACGACTCCTTCATCACCTCCGACATTCGAGTCACCAAGCACTTCGAAATCGGCGGCGGCGACCGGGTCGTGACCATCTCTCCTTCGGTGGAGATCTTCAACCTGTTCAACGTGGCCAACTACGGCCGCCTGGGCAACAGCGCCAACGGCATCCTCAGCGGACAGCCGGGCGCCCCCAACGGCACGGTGCAGGGCACCCGCACCAACCTCATCGGATTGGGATCGGGAAGCTTCTCGCAGGGCATCCCGCGCTCCTTCCAGTTTGCGCTGCGCGTCTCCTTCTAGGGGCCTGAGCGCATGCAACACTACGAGCCCCGCCGGATCGATCCGGCGGGGCTCGTTCGTTTAGGACAAAGTGTTTTTGAAACATCGGACCGCCTCGTCCCTCTACAAAGACGTCGGCGGGCCTTTAATATCCGCTACACTATCGATGATGAAGATAAGATTGATCTTAGCCCTTATCCCTTTGCTCTTATGGACGGCTCCGGCTCTGCCGGGCCAGGACGAGCCGGCGGCCCGCCAGGAAGAGAGCCGCGACTACTTTAAGAAATGGCTGCAGGAAGACGTCCTCTACATCATCACCCCCGAGGAGCGGGCCGTTTTCGAGGACCTGCGGACTGAAGAAGAGAAGACGCGCTTTATCGAGGCCTTCTGGAAGCGGCGCGATCCCGATCCCCAGACGATCGAGAACAGCTACAAGGAAGAGCACTACCGCAGGATCGCCTACGCCAACGAACACTTTTCGGCCGGATTGCCCGGCTGGAAGACCGACCGGGGACGCGTCTACATCCGCTTCGGTCCTCCCACCCAGCGCGACGTCAATCCCACCGGGACCACCCTGGCCGATCCCCGGGGCGGCGTGGCCAACGCCCTCGAGGGACGCATCGAGGGCGGCGTCACCCAGCGCGAGATCATCACCTTTCCTTTTGAAACCTGGTACTACAACTACATCGAGGGCATCGGCAGCGGCATCACCCTGGAATTCGTGGACCGTTCCGGCGCCGGACTCTACAAGCTGGCCCTCGATGAAGACGAAAAGAACGTCTACGCCTACAAGGACCCCCTGGCCGACCCGGCCAGCGCGGCCAAGAGCGACCTTTTCCGCCTTTCCAAGGACCGCCAGTTCTATAAGACCGAACTGTTGAGCAAGGTGACTTCGGCGCCCGTCGTCAAGTTCGCCGATCTGGCGGGAGTGGTTTCTTCGCGGGTCACCTACGACCAGATCCCTTTTCAGCTCGCCGTGTCCCACGTGCAGGTGACCGACAGCTCCTACTACGTGCCGGTGACCTTCACCCTGCCCGTCTCGGATCTCACCTTCAAGAAGGAGGGAGAGGCCAACAAGGCCTCAGTCAACATCTTCATACAGGCCCGGGACCTTTCCAAGCGCATCAGCGCCATGGTGGAAGACACCCTGGAACTGACGGGAACCGAGGAGCAGTTGCCGGCCATGCGGCGGGGCAACGCCCTCTACTCCAAGAAGATCCTGCTGCCGGCGGGCCGCCACCTGCTGGACGTGGTGGTCAAGGACGTCCATTCGGGCAAAGTGGGAAACAAGCAGCAACTCGTCCACCTCGAGGTGCAAGAAGGACTGAGCCTGAGCTCCCTCATTCTTGCCGACGTGATGCGTCCGCTGATGGGAAAAGAGACCTTGGCCGATCCCTTCGCCATCGGCGATCACAAGGTGGTGCCCAACGTGGGCAACGAATTCCGCTCCAGTCAGCGGGTGGGGCTCTTCTTCCAGCTCTACGGCCTGCAGATCGATCAGTCCTCGCTGCGTCCGGACGTCGAGCTGACGGTGCGCTTCAAGCAGGGCGACCGCAACCTGGTCACCATCGAGGACGACCTCAGCACCTTCGGCAAAGTCAGGGGCGAGCAGGCCTCGGTGACCATCAGTCTGCCGCTGGCCAAGTTCCCCGCGGGCACCGTGGTTGTGGAGGTCGAGGCCAAGGACCGCCTCAGCGGCCAGAGCACCCGGAGCGAGGCGTCTTTCCGCATCCTCAAGAAAGAGGACTCAGACTCTTGAGGCCTCGATGGGCGGCGGCAACTCCCCCACGGCTGATCCTTCGCTCCCCCGGCGGGACGGACGGCCCGGTGCCTCTAAGTTGCCGCAGGTAAGACCACTTCTCCACTTCAGAGAACTTCGGGGGCATGGACTTGGGGAGCGGATTGCGGTAAAATCCAGGTCTTTTCCAGCGACCGAAGTCTCAACATGCTCAAAGATCTTTTCAACAAGCCGAAATGGCAGCATCGTGATCCCTCGGTGCGCCGGGAAGTGATCGCCGAGTTGTCTGATCAGGAGCTTGAGGAGGCTCTCAGCGAGTTGCTCGAGGATCCTGAGGCCCAGGTGCGGATCGCGGCCCTGGAACGGGCCCGCTCCTTGGAAACCCTGCATCGGCTGTGTCGAGAAGATGAAGAGGATGAAGAAGAGGTGCGCGAGGCCGCCGGCCAGCGCCTGCGCCAGCTTCTGCGCGATCCCTCCGAGGACGCTCTCCCCCTCTCGCAGCGCATCGATTTCCTCAAGGGACTCGACGACCAGGGATTGATCGAAGACCTCTTGAGCACGGCTCCGCACAGCGAGCTGCGGCGGGCTTTGCTGGAAATGGGCCCGCGCCAGAAGGCGGTGGCCGACATGGCCGTGGACGACACCGACCATGACTTGCGCCTGCTGGCCCTCCAGCGCCTTGAGGAGGAAGCGTTGCTGGCGCGCGTGATGCGCGACACCCGGCGCCACGACAAGCGTATCCACCGCGAGGCCCGCGCCAAGCTGCAGCAAAAACGCCTGCAGCGGGGAGATCCCAAGGCCGTGCGCCGCCGCCGCGAGGAACTCTGCCAGCAAGCCGAGAAACTGGCGTGGACGGTGGATGCCGATCGCGACGCCAAGTCGCTTGAAGTCATCGTGGAGGAATGGAAGAGCCTGCCGGTAGCCGCCGAAGAGGAGCTTCAGGAGCGCTTCGACGCCATTTGCCACCGCGGATTGAACCGCGACGAGGCCGTCGATTCCGCCAAAGAATCAGCAGACCAGGCCCAAGAGCCTCCAGAGCCTGCTCCGACCGGCGAGGCTGATGAAGGAGAGACCGCCGAGGCCGCCGCTCCCTCCCAGCAGAAAGCCGGAGCTCAAGCCGTCATCGAGCGGGCCGAGCGTCTGGCCCGAGACAAAAAAGCCGGACTGCAGCAACGCCTCCTCACCCGCCTCAAGGAATCCTGGCAAACGGCCCGACGCGAGGAGGAGGTTTCGGAAGAAGAGACGCGGCAGTTCAAGACGGCGTTGTCGCAGCTTGAGCAACTGTTGGCAGAGCAATCCAAGCGCAATGAGGAAATTCTCTCCGAGATTCGCTCTCATCTGGGCCAGGTGGAGCAGCATCTGGGCCAGGGGGAACTGCGGGAGGCGCGGCTCCTCTTCCGCAAGTGCTCGCGCCGCTTCAAGGGACTGCCCGGACTCACCCGCAAGCAGCGCGACACCATGCGCAGCCGGCTCAAGGCCGTGCATGCCGGCGTTCGCGAACTCAAGGACTGGCATCATTGGGGCAACAACCAGCAGCGGCTGCGCCTGATCGAGAGCATGGAAGCCCTGGCCGGGAGCGAATTGCATCCGGAGGAGTTGAACAAGCGCATCAAGGCCGCCCGCAACCAATGGATGCGCTTGGAGCAAAGCGAGAAGCTGCCCGACGATCCGCCTCACTACGCCTCGGGGCCGGGGCTGTGGAGGCGCTTCCACGCCGCCTGCAACCGGGCTTACGAGCCCTGCAAGCAGTTCTTCAAGGAGAGGGCCGAGAAACGCAAGGCCAAGACCGCCGAGTTGGAAGCCGTTTGCCGGCGCCTGGAAGCCGATCCCGAACTGAGCGGGGACCCGCCCGACTGGAAGCCCTTGGACCGCCTCATCCGCGAAGGAGCCCGTTCTTTGCGCAGGCTCAACGAGATCGAGCCCAAAAAGCGAGGTCCCATGGCGCGCCGCATCCGCAAGGCGCTCAAGGGATTGGACCGGCGCCTCCGGGAACTGCAGAAGCCCCACGAGGAGGCTAAGAAGCAGTTGATCGAGGCCGCCAAGGCTCAGATCGAAGCCGAGGACATCGGGCAGGCCACCGCCGAGATCCGCCGCCTGCAACAGCAGTGGAAGGAAACGGGAACCACCGCGCGCCCCCGCGAGCAGGCCCTGTGGAAGGATTTCCGGGCGGCCTGCAACGCCGTATTCGAGCGCTTCAAGGCCAAGCGCAAGGAAGAAGAGCAAGCCCAGCAGCAACACAACCGCGAACTCATGCAGATCTGTGCCGAGATCGAGAAACTGTGCAAGTTGGAGGGCGAGCAACTGGTCAAGGCCGAAGAGGAGTTCGAGAAAGCCCGCCAGTCCTGGGCCGAGGCGGAGTCGCGTTCGCCTGGTCTGGAGCGGCGCTTCGTCCGGTGCTGCGGGCGGTTCAGCGGCAAGCTCAAGGCGATTCGGCGCGATCAGGCCAAGGAGCGCCGCCGCCGTCAGGCCGAAGAACGCATGCAGTCGTTGCGCCGCAAGGGGGATCTGTGCGCTGAACTAGAAGCTGTGCAGGGCCTGTCCGCAGCCAAGGCAAAGAAAATGGTGGAAAGCGCGCAAGCCCAGTGGGAGGAGTTGCCTGAGCTCTCCAAAGAGGACGAGCAGCGCATGCGCCGGCGTTTTGATCAGGCCTGCCAAGCCTTGCTGGAGGGGCGTTCCCAGGACTGGGACGAAACCGCGGCCAAGCACCTCCGGGAAGCCGACTTGCTGTGCGTGCGCATGGAAATGCTGGCCGGGATCGATTCGCCCCCCGAGTCCGCCGAGGTGCGCATGCGCTACCAGGTTTCGCGTCTCTCCTCAGCCTTGGTGGACCGGGAGAAGCCCGCCAATCCCAAGAGCGAGGCCGAAGAGATCGAGCACGACCTGTGCTTTTTGGGCCCCTTGCCCGACGAGAAGGCGGAGGGTATCCAGAAGCGCTTCCTGCAGGCCTTGGAAAGTTTCCGCAAGAAAGGCTAGTGCTGCCGCTCATGGATTCTGAAGCCAGGACCCTCCGTTTCTTGTCCCTGACGGGGACAGATTCGCCAGCCCAGCGACTGTGTTAGAAGTCAAGTCCGGGCTCGCCGAAGGCGAGCGATTCGCCAGCCCAGGGTCAGCCGCGGCGAGCGCCAGCGGGACGGCGGCGGCACCCCGGGTTTCAGACGGCAAAGGTCTGAACGCTGAAAGCGTGGAATAACGCCAAAGGGTGGCTCAAAACTTCTGGCGCACTGTCACTAGATTTTTCCCTCGCCAGGCAGCACCAGCAGGCGGGGGATGCGCACGTGGCTGGGCTGGTCGAGCAGAAAGCGGACGCTGCGGGCCACGTCCTGGGGACGCAGAGGATGCTCCATTCCCAGCGTGTCGGCGGGATGCTCCTCGTAATGCTCGTGCAATTCCGTTCGCACCAGTCCCGGTTGCACGCAGGACACCTTCACGTCGCTGCCGGCCAATTCCATCCGCAGCGCTTCCGACAGAGCCTCCAGCGCGAACTTTGTCCCCGCATAGCCTCCCGCCCGCTCGCGGGTCTTGGTGCCCAAGACGCTGGAGACGTTGATCAGGTGTCCCCATCCCTGCTTCTGGAAGAGTCTCAGGGCCAGGTAGGCCATTCGGTAAGCTGCCTCCACGTTGAGGCGCACCATGCGGCACAGGCGCTCGATGTTGATCTCGCTGACGGAGCCGGTCTCGATGATTCCGGCGTTGTTGATGACCACGTCGCATCCGCCATGGATCAAGAGGGCCTTTTCCAGCACTTGAGAGGGCAAAGAGGGATCGGTCAGATCGCCCGCCAGATAGGCGCATTCGGGCAACTCTTCGGCCAGCCGGCGCAAGCGTTGCTCGCGGCGGGCGGTGACCATGATCTTGGCTCCGCATTGGGCCAGATCGCGGGCCACGGCTTCGCCGATGCCGCTGCTGCCACCGGTCACCACCACCGTCTGTCCGCTCAAATCCATGAAGCGATAGTAAGGCAATCCCGGCTGAGCGGGCAACTGCCGATTCAGGCTCCGGGCTCCGGCACCAGCTTCCCGCTGAGCCATCCCAGCATGGCGGCGATGGCGCCGATGATCATGTTGACCAACATGCCCACGACCCGGATGACCATGGCCTGGACGACGCCCACGGCATCGGGCGTATTGAGGGCCTTGGGATGGTTGAAGTAGGTCTCCGCGCCCAACAGATAGGAGCCGGCGGTTCCCGCGATGATCAACACTTGGGCCACGAAGGCGATGGTTATGCCCAGAAGGGCGGCCTGCAGCACTCCGTATCCGCGTAAGCGGCGCCCGAAGGCTCCCAGGAAGATGCAGGCGAAAAGGGTTGTGAGGACCAGACTGGCTTGACTGGTTCCTTCCTCATAAGGAACCTCGAAGATGCCCAACAGCAGGCGCAGGATGAACATCACCACCAGCCACAGAATGGCCACGCGTGCGAAACGGATGTATTCACTCATGGGGGGCATTCTAGGGCTCCGGCGGCGGGTCCGCAATAAAGCGCTGTAGCAAGGTGCCGTCTTGTCTGAAGACGCGCACCGTGGGCGGGGCGCCCGGGCAGTGTCCTTCGCCCATGACGACTTCGTCGATGCCGTCCCCATCGACGTCCAGCGCTGCCACATTGGCGCCGCATCCTCCCTCATCGCGGCCCTCGGCGTAGAAGTAGTTCTGCAACTTCCCGTCCCAGGAGTAGAGGCGGATGTGGGGCGGGTGCCCTTGCAGGGCGCCTGGCGCGGCCACCAGGCCCCAGCCGCCGGATCGCAGGCGCAGGGCGGCCAAGCTCAGCCCGTAATCGGTGTTGAAGGCCTCCCAGCGGGTGCCCGGCCGGCCGTCCTCCCCCAGCGGGTAAACGAACCCGTGATTGACCGAGACAGGAGTGGGCCAGACCACCAGTCGTTTGGGATCGGGCAGCGCCAGGGCGCGCAGAGAGTTGACGAAATCCAGGCCCGGCAGTTCCCAGGTACGCAGCAATCCGCTTTCCAGGGAGTATTCGTAAACCGCCTTGGGGGCGTCCGGGCCCGGGCCGGGAGCCGCCAGCAGGGTTCCACGTGCGGCGCCCACCCAGGCTCCGTATCCCTGCTCGGGCAGGGAGAAGCGCCTGAGTTCACGTCCCCCCAGGTCGAAGATGCGGATCTGCGAGGGGGCCCGGACGCCGGGTCCGGGGGCCAGCGCTATCTCGTCTCCGGGAGCGGACGCAAAGTCGCCCACCGCAACGTTGCAGGAATAGCCCACCGACGGGAAGGATTCCAATTCGCCCAGCCGTTGGCCATCGGGGCGGAAGAGGCGGACCCGGCAAGGGTGATCGATGTCGGGGCCGGGAAGGGCGGCGATGAAGGGCCGGTTGGCGGCATCGTAACCCGCCGCCACCGCGACGCCGTCTCCGAAGTTGTCGTAGGGATGTCCCGCTTTGCCCACCCGGAACTGCTGCATTCCGTCGAACTTGAAGAAGAAGGAGACGAGCAGTCCCAAGAGGGCGTGGGACAGCGCTACGGCCCACAGGTTGGGGCGGCGCGAGAAGCTCCAGCACCAGACCAGTCCCCCCAGGAAAGAGGCTGCCATGAGGGGCCAGTTGGGAAGGTGAAAGAGGGCGAAGAGGGCTGCGGCGGCCAACACGGCGCCGTCTCGGCTGCCCAGCACGTCCTCCCAGCGCGCCAGCAGAAAGCTTTGCAGGATGAACTGTTGGGCCAGGGCCCAGGGAAGGTAGATCCAGGGCAGGCTTCCCTGCTCGGGCTGCAGCCGCCCGCCCAGCCCGGCCAGCAGCAGGATGGCGGCTGTCAGGGCCAGCGTCAGCGGCAGCAGCAGGCGCAAGGAGGCCGCCAGGTTATCGAGGCGCAGGCCCATTTCCCGGCGTCCGCCGCTGAGCAGCAGGTTGAGCAGCAGAATCAGGAAGCAGCCCAGGTAGACGCCGCCCAGAATCCACCCGTCGTAGTACTCGAAGCGTCCCCACCACAGGTAGCCCCAGATCAAGGCCGAGAAGAAGGCCAGAAGCAGCAGCGAGCTGAGGCGCCGGTGGCGGCTTAACCAGTTGCCCGAAGGTGAGAGGTGGTGCTGCGCGCTCGACATAGTCCGCTGCGGACTGATGCGTCCGCGAGCAGGCAGTGTAGCGCCGCCGGGCCTCCTGGAGCAAACCGGCATCCGGGTTCGCCGAAAGCGAGCGATTCCCTAGCCCGCGACTGTGTTGGAGGTCAATGTGGGCCAGAAACGAGCGATTCGCCCTCCTTCGCCAAAGGTTACGGAGGGCGAGGCAAGGCTTTGGAGGGGCCGCCGACCCACCGTCTCAAAGCTTGAGTCCGGGCTCGCTGAAGGCGAGCGATTCGACTAGCCCTCGATTAGCATTAGCCCAGGGTGCAGCACCGTCTCAAGGCTCAAGTCCGGGCTCGCTGAAGGCGAGCGATTCGATTAGCCCAGGGTGCAGCCCGCGGCAAGCGAAGCGCAGCAAGGGCGAAACCCTGGGTACGGTGCTTCACCTATAGAGTTAGGATGCAGCATGGCCCAAGTTAAGACTCTTCTGGCGCAGCACTAGCCGCCAGCAGCGATTTCTGGGGACTGGACTCCTGCACGACGGGCAGGCGCCAAGAACTGCCCGTGGGAGGCAGCGTGATCTTCAAGGCACTGGCAGCACACGTAGTGCATGGGGTTGCAGGCTACGCAGCGCAGCCGCGTGGGCCGTCCGCATTGGTGACAGTGATCGCCGGCCAGGGAATGAAAAACCAGGTTCCTAGGGTCGCTCATGATCATGCTCCGCATAAGGTACAGACATGGCTTTGTCCCGCTGGCGGCATGGTTGGCCTGCAATGACGGCATGGGACCGGGTCGATTGGCATGGGACCGGGTCGATTGGCATGGGGCCGGGTCGAACGGCGGCATGGATACAGTCCCACCCGGCCTGATGCAATAACGGTAGCAAGCACCTCTGACAGCGAGCAGATTGCGTCCGCTTGATCTCGTCGGCCTCGGCGGCGACAATGACGGCTTCATGACGCGCTGGTTTTTCATCGGAGCGGCGGGGGCTTGCGGAACACTGCTGCGCTACGCCATCGACCTGTGGCTGGCTGAAAGGCTGGGCAAGTCCTTTCCCTGGGGTACGCTGACAGTCAATCTGCTGGGCTGCTTTTTCATCGGCGTGGCCCTCAACCTGCTGCAGGACCGCTTCTTGCTCTCGCCCTACTGGAGGGCGGCCCTGCTGATCGGGTTTCTGGGAGGCTTGACGACCTTTTCCTCCTTCGGCGTGCAGGCCTTCGGCTTTTTCAAAGCGGGGCAGGTGGAAGCGGCCCTGGGTTACATCGCCGTCTCCAACCTGGCCGGCGTCCTGTTAGTGTGGGCGGGATACGTCCTGGCCCGCTCCTTCTGATCTTTGGGGCGCCTCAGGATTCCATCCAAAACCAGCGTCTTGCGCGGGGACCGAAGGTGAGGCCGAAGCGCTGCATGCCCATGTCACGCGCCACGGTCGCCGCCTCCTCGGGCGAATCGGTGAGATGGATCAGCTCCAGGTCGCGCTCCGAGATGGTGCGTTCAGTGACGAACTTTTCCCGCAGCAGGTCCATGAGGGGTTGCCAGTAGTCGTTTCCCATCAAAATGATGGGAAACTGCCGGATCTTGCCGGTCTGAATCAAGGTGGCGGTTTCGAAGATCTCGTCCATGGTGCCGAAGCCTCCGGGAAGGACGACGAAGGCATAGGAGTATTTGACCAGCATGACCTTGCGCACGAAGAAATAGCGGAAGTCGATGGACTCGTCGAGGTAGGGGTTGGGCTTTTGTTCCCTGGGCAGTTCGATGTTGCAGCCGATGCTGCGTCCGTCCACGTCCTTGGCCCCTCGATTGGCGGCCTCCATGATGCCTGGCCCGCCTCCCGTCATGACGGTGAAACCGGCTTGGGCCAGGTGGCGGCCGGCAGCCCGTCCCAGTTGGTAGTAGCGGTGGTTCTCCGAGAAGCGGGCTGATCCGAAGACGGTGACGCAGGGACCCACGAAGTGAAGGGTGCGGAATCCTTTCAGGAACTCCCAACTGATGCGGAAGAGGCGCAGCAACTCGCTGCCACGCCGCTGGGGGCCCCGAAGGAACTCGATTTCGTCCTTGGCGGGACCGTGGCGAGAATTCGCCTGGTCTTCATCGGTGGACGGCGGGTGCGTTCGGTCCTGTGAGCTTTGCGGCATGGATTCATTCTAAAGCCGGCCCTTCCCGATGGCCACTTCCGTTAACGGATGCGGGGCCGCCCTTCTCCCGAATAGTGCGATGCCATTCGGAATGAGGCCTGTTAAGATTCACGCGCCTCCTCCCGTCGATAGTCGTAGAGAGACGTCTTAAGGAGAGAGCAATGACCCAGTTGTTTCAAGATCTGCGTTTCGCGCTGCGTACCCTTTTCAAGAACCCCGGTTTCACCATCGTGGCCGTCCTGGCTCTGGCGCTGGGTATCGGCGCCAACGCCAGTATTTTCAGTTTTGTCAATGCTTTTCTCTTACGGCCCATGCCTTTCGCCGAGCCGGAGCGGCTGGTTCATGTCTGGGGCACCGATTCCCGCCGCGGCTATGACAAGTTCCGCGTTTCGGTGCCCGAGTTCCAGGACTGGAGGGAGCGCGGCCGCTCCTTCGCCGATCTGGCAGCCTTCAACTACACCGAAGAAACGCTGACCGGACTGGATGTGCCCGAGAAGATCTCGGCGGGACGCGTTTCCTCCAACCTGATGGAGTTGTTGGGTGTCGAGCCGCTGCAAGGACGGGCTTTCCTGCCCGGCGAGGACTCGCGGACCGCCACTCCCGTTGCCGTCATCAGCGAGCGGCTGTGGAAGAACCGCTTGGGCGGGGAAGCCGTCCTGGGACAGCCCATTGAAATCAACGAAACGGCCTACGCCATCATCGGCGTCATGCCCGACCGCTTCCGTTTCCCCCTGCCCACCACCGATGTCTGGATGCCCCGCATCATGGATCGGGAGTGGGAACGCGACCGCCACTTCCTGCAAGTGGTCGGACGCCTGCGCCAGGACGTCAGCCGCCAGCAGGCTCAAGAGGAGATGGACCGCATTTCCGCCGATCTGCGCCAGGAATACCCGCAGCTTCAGGGCGACCGCGGGGCCAATGTCACCGATCTGCGCAGCGCCCTCAACTTTGCCCACGACATCATCCAGCCCATGTCGGGCATCCTCCTGGCGGCCGTTGGCTTCGTGTTGCTGATCGCCTGCGCCAACGTCGCCAATCTTCTGCTCTCGCGCTCGGCGGCGCGTCGGCGCGAGATCGCTCTGCGTTCGGCCCTGGGCGCCGCACGCGGACGCCTGCTGCGACAGTTGTTGACGGAAAGCGCCGTCCTCTCTTTGATGGGAGCCGCAGCCGGATTGCTGTTGGCCCACTTCGCCTCCTCGGCAATGGCCTCGCTCATCCCGGCCGACCTCTACAAAGTCGGCGCCATCGGACTGGATTTCTCCGTATTCCTCTACACGCTGGCTCTGGCCCTGCTCACGGCCCTGATCTTCGGAACCCTGCCGGCCCTCAGGCTGGCCCGCTCCAACCTGGTCGACAACCTCAAGGAAGGCGGTGCGGGAAGCGGCTGGGGACGCTCCTCGGGGCGCATGCACGGCCTGCTGGTGACGGCCGAGATCAGCATGGCCATCATTCTTCTTGTCGGCGCTGCACTGATGGTCCGCTC
The genomic region above belongs to Acidobacteriota bacterium and contains:
- a CDS encoding GWxTD domain-containing protein is translated as MILALIPLLLWTAPALPGQDEPAARQEESRDYFKKWLQEDVLYIITPEERAVFEDLRTEEEKTRFIEAFWKRRDPDPQTIENSYKEEHYRRIAYANEHFSAGLPGWKTDRGRVYIRFGPPTQRDVNPTGTTLADPRGGVANALEGRIEGGVTQREIITFPFETWYYNYIEGIGSGITLEFVDRSGAGLYKLALDEDEKNVYAYKDPLADPASAAKSDLFRLSKDRQFYKTELLSKVTSAPVVKFADLAGVVSSRVTYDQIPFQLAVSHVQVTDSSYYVPVTFTLPVSDLTFKKEGEANKASVNIFIQARDLSKRISAMVEDTLELTGTEEQLPAMRRGNALYSKKILLPAGRHLLDVVVKDVHSGKVGNKQQLVHLEVQEGLSLSSLILADVMRPLMGKETLADPFAIGDHKVVPNVGNEFRSSQRVGLFFQLYGLQIDQSSLRPDVELTVRFKQGDRNLVTIEDDLSTFGKVRGEQASVTISLPLAKFPAGTVVVEVEAKDRLSGQSTRSEASFRILKKEDSDS
- a CDS encoding DUF349 domain-containing protein: MLKDLFNKPKWQHRDPSVRREVIAELSDQELEEALSELLEDPEAQVRIAALERARSLETLHRLCREDEEDEEEVREAAGQRLRQLLRDPSEDALPLSQRIDFLKGLDDQGLIEDLLSTAPHSELRRALLEMGPRQKAVADMAVDDTDHDLRLLALQRLEEEALLARVMRDTRRHDKRIHREARAKLQQKRLQRGDPKAVRRRREELCQQAEKLAWTVDADRDAKSLEVIVEEWKSLPVAAEEELQERFDAICHRGLNRDEAVDSAKESADQAQEPPEPAPTGEADEGETAEAAAPSQQKAGAQAVIERAERLARDKKAGLQQRLLTRLKESWQTARREEEVSEEETRQFKTALSQLEQLLAEQSKRNEEILSEIRSHLGQVEQHLGQGELREARLLFRKCSRRFKGLPGLTRKQRDTMRSRLKAVHAGVRELKDWHHWGNNQQRLRLIESMEALAGSELHPEELNKRIKAARNQWMRLEQSEKLPDDPPHYASGPGLWRRFHAACNRAYEPCKQFFKERAEKRKAKTAELEAVCRRLEADPELSGDPPDWKPLDRLIREGARSLRRLNEIEPKKRGPMARRIRKALKGLDRRLRELQKPHEEAKKQLIEAAKAQIEAEDIGQATAEIRRLQQQWKETGTTARPREQALWKDFRAACNAVFERFKAKRKEEEQAQQQHNRELMQICAEIEKLCKLEGEQLVKAEEEFEKARQSWAEAESRSPGLERRFVRCCGRFSGKLKAIRRDQAKERRRRQAEERMQSLRRKGDLCAELEAVQGLSAAKAKKMVESAQAQWEELPELSKEDEQRMRRRFDQACQALLEGRSQDWDETAAKHLREADLLCVRMEMLAGIDSPPESAEVRMRYQVSRLSSALVDREKPANPKSEAEEIEHDLCFLGPLPDEKAEGIQKRFLQALESFRKKG
- a CDS encoding SDR family oxidoreductase, coding for MDLSGQTVVVTGGSSGIGEAVARDLAQCGAKIMVTARREQRLRRLAEELPECAYLAGDLTDPSLPSQVLEKALLIHGGCDVVINNAGIIETGSVSEINIERLCRMVRLNVEAAYRMAYLALRLFQKQGWGHLINVSSVLGTKTRERAGGYAGTKFALEALSEALRMELAGSDVKVSCVQPGLVRTELHEHYEEHPADTLGMEHPLRPQDVARSVRFLLDQPSHVRIPRLLVLPGEGKI
- a CDS encoding CPBP family glutamic-type intramembrane protease yields the protein MSSAQHHLSPSGNWLSRHRRLSSLLLLAFFSALIWGYLWWGRFEYYDGWILGGVYLGCFLILLLNLLLSGGRREMGLRLDNLAASLRLLLPLTLALTAAILLLAGLGGRLQPEQGSLPWIYLPWALAQQFILQSFLLARWEDVLGSRDGAVLAAAALFALFHLPNWPLMAASFLGGLVWCWSFSRRPNLWAVALSHALLGLLVSFFFKFDGMQQFRVGKAGHPYDNFGDGVAVAAGYDAANRPFIAALPGPDIDHPCRVRLFRPDGQRLGELESFPSVGYSCNVAVGDFASAPGDEIALAPGPGVRAPSQIRIFDLGGRELRRFSLPEQGYGAWVGAARGTLLAAPGPGPDAPKAVYEYSLESGLLRTWELPGLDFVNSLRALALPDPKRLVVWPTPVSVNHGFVYPLGEDGRPGTRWEAFNTDYGLSLAALRLRSGGWGLVAAPGALQGHPPHIRLYSWDGKLQNYFYAEGRDEGGCGANVAALDVDGDGIDEVVMGEGHCPGAPPTVRVFRQDGTLLQRFIADPPPEP
- the crcB gene encoding fluoride efflux transporter CrcB — its product is MTRWFFIGAAGACGTLLRYAIDLWLAERLGKSFPWGTLTVNLLGCFFIGVALNLLQDRFLLSPYWRAALLIGFLGGLTTFSSFGVQAFGFFKAGQVEAALGYIAVSNLAGVLLVWAGYVLARSF
- a CDS encoding TIGR00730 family Rossman fold protein, producing the protein MPQSSQDRTHPPSTDEDQANSRHGPAKDEIEFLRGPQRRGSELLRLFRISWEFLKGFRTLHFVGPCVTVFGSARFSENHRYYQLGRAAGRHLAQAGFTVMTGGGPGIMEAANRGAKDVDGRSIGCNIELPREQKPNPYLDESIDFRYFFVRKVMLVKYSYAFVVLPGGFGTMDEIFETATLIQTGKIRQFPIILMGNDYWQPLMDLLREKFVTERTISERDLELIHLTDSPEEAATVARDMGMQRFGLTFGPRARRWFWMES